In a genomic window of Infirmifilum sp. NZ:
- a CDS encoding FAD-binding oxidoreductase, translating to MGGEHLSKEKLVEAVEREFPGRVSKDETTLKLYSRDYWPLALLRETRGEALPRPLLVVWPESAEEVSKLVKLCNEYRVPFVPYAGGSGVIGGTMCEGCVVIDVKRMNRILRFSEEDALVVVESGVMLKKLEEYLNSKGFTLRHIPQSFPEAAVGGLIATMSTGQFSTKYGGIEELVMDLEVVAPDGGIVPLRRNIVPRAATGPELKRLFIGSEGQLGIITKAVLKVFPLPEHQWKNAYAFPDFESGLRAVREMMLTGAVPAVARLYDKDDSAARFHDARDTLILVFEENSKEILNAKVSEARRIVAKHGGKEVGAAPVDKWLETRFDVISELKKLVVPLNLWFDTIETAATWSALPKVYRAFKDRVKRVKGVYAVLAHASHFYTTGACIYFTLTYEADEQTYWRMWEEAMRTLLETGATISHHHGVGLLRAKWVAEELGAGLQYLKKVKRCLDPQGLANPGKWMGD from the coding sequence ATGGGAGGAGAACATCTTTCTAAGGAGAAGTTGGTAGAAGCGGTTGAGAGGGAGTTCCCGGGCAGAGTCTCTAAGGACGAGACCACCCTCAAGCTTTACTCTAGGGACTACTGGCCTCTTGCCTTGCTACGAGAGACGAGAGGCGAGGCTCTCCCAAGGCCACTCCTGGTTGTGTGGCCCGAGTCCGCGGAGGAGGTTTCGAAGCTTGTGAAACTCTGCAACGAGTACAGGGTGCCGTTCGTCCCGTACGCTGGAGGCTCAGGCGTCATAGGGGGTACGATGTGCGAGGGGTGTGTGGTCATCGACGTAAAGAGGATGAACAGGATCCTCCGCTTCTCAGAGGAGGACGCGCTCGTCGTTGTCGAGTCGGGCGTGATGCTCAAAAAGCTGGAGGAGTACTTGAACTCCAAGGGCTTCACGCTAAGGCACATTCCGCAATCCTTCCCCGAGGCGGCTGTAGGCGGGCTCATAGCTACAATGAGCACCGGCCAGTTCAGCACGAAGTACGGGGGGATAGAGGAGCTCGTGATGGACCTCGAGGTCGTGGCCCCCGACGGAGGCATCGTCCCCTTGAGGAGAAATATCGTCCCGAGGGCAGCGACAGGCCCGGAGCTTAAACGACTTTTCATTGGGAGCGAGGGGCAGCTTGGAATCATAACGAAGGCCGTGCTGAAGGTCTTCCCCCTGCCAGAGCACCAGTGGAAGAACGCGTACGCTTTCCCAGACTTCGAGTCCGGTCTACGTGCGGTTCGAGAGATGATGCTCACTGGTGCCGTCCCGGCGGTCGCGAGGCTCTACGACAAAGACGACTCCGCGGCCAGGTTCCACGACGCCCGGGACACGCTGATCCTGGTATTCGAGGAGAACTCCAAGGAGATACTCAATGCTAAGGTGTCTGAAGCGCGGAGAATCGTCGCGAAGCACGGGGGCAAGGAGGTCGGGGCAGCACCCGTGGACAAGTGGCTAGAAACGCGCTTCGACGTGATATCCGAGCTGAAGAAGCTCGTCGTGCCTCTCAACCTATGGTTCGACACGATCGAGACCGCTGCCACGTGGAGCGCGCTACCCAAGGTGTACCGAGCATTCAAGGACAGGGTGAAGAGGGTTAAGGGAGTCTACGCTGTGCTGGCGCACGCATCACACTTCTACACGACAGGCGCTTGCATATACTTCACGCTGACCTACGAAGCGGACGAGCAGACGTACTGGCGTATGTGGGAGGAAGCCATGAGAACCCTCCTCGAGACCGGTGCGACTATAAGCCACCACCACGGCGTCGGCCTCCTGAGGGCCAAGTGGGTCGCTGAGGAGCTGGGGGCAGGCTTGCAGTACCTCAAAAAGGTAAAGCGGTGCCTAGACCCCCAAGGCCTCGCGAACCCGGGGAAGTGGATGGGTGATTAG
- a CDS encoding FGGY-family carbohydrate kinase, with protein sequence MYGVIDVGTTGVKLSVYDSQGNHVHYEKVVLGFERLQGGLVEQSSQELVRTVKGLARKARELGAKSLGVSVYRASVVAWDRSGRPLTNVITWIDGRGRSVVEKLPITAKMLSRLSRPLAYILSPDSPAVLMKWVYENIPGLYERVKSGDAFVWTLDSYLLYTSSGKFIADPSNITLTGLVHPKNFDEIGLVYDILRLPRIRPELVDNVGDFGSIEGLELKAFIADQQSAALGLGAVERGRVESVHGTGSFMELCTGNFVMPPAGLIPVVQVKVGKTLRYGVEGFLRTSGSVVDWLRDIGFYSSYEEMEKLAGEGSRRTLILPSFGGLRVPKAQNAAGMMLGLTLGTKRSDVVAGLAWGVALYMGYILRMMEQVAGRPEEPLWAAGGFSKSDVFLQFLADATGLTVARPADIEASSRGVLKLLMLADGSSGEEALGHPMPASAVFAPKLDEDARKEYMSNFKDIVEALPEWEENIFLRRSW encoded by the coding sequence GTGTACGGTGTGATAGACGTCGGAACGACGGGCGTGAAGCTCTCGGTGTACGACTCTCAGGGTAACCACGTTCACTATGAAAAAGTTGTCTTGGGGTTCGAGAGGCTCCAAGGCGGTCTGGTCGAGCAGAGCTCCCAAGAGCTCGTCAGGACCGTTAAAGGCTTAGCGAGGAAGGCGCGAGAGCTGGGCGCCAAGAGCCTCGGGGTCTCCGTGTACAGGGCATCCGTCGTCGCGTGGGACAGGAGCGGTAGACCGCTGACAAACGTCATCACGTGGATTGACGGCAGAGGGAGGAGCGTGGTGGAAAAACTGCCCATCACAGCTAAGATGCTTTCACGGCTGAGCAGACCCCTCGCCTACATACTCAGCCCAGACTCCCCAGCAGTGCTCATGAAGTGGGTCTACGAGAACATACCAGGCTTGTACGAGAGGGTGAAGAGCGGAGACGCGTTCGTGTGGACCCTCGATTCGTACCTGCTGTACACCTCCTCGGGAAAGTTCATCGCGGATCCGTCGAACATAACCCTTACCGGCCTCGTCCACCCGAAGAACTTCGATGAAATAGGCCTGGTTTACGACATCCTGAGGCTTCCACGCATCCGCCCCGAGCTCGTCGACAACGTGGGGGACTTCGGTAGCATCGAGGGCTTGGAGCTAAAAGCATTCATAGCGGATCAGCAGTCCGCCGCCCTGGGCCTCGGCGCGGTCGAGAGGGGGAGGGTGGAGAGCGTCCACGGGACAGGTAGCTTCATGGAGCTCTGCACAGGGAATTTTGTCATGCCTCCGGCGGGCCTCATACCAGTCGTGCAGGTGAAAGTAGGCAAAACTCTGAGGTACGGTGTAGAAGGCTTCCTCAGGACCTCTGGCTCAGTGGTGGACTGGCTTCGAGACATCGGTTTCTACAGCAGCTACGAGGAGATGGAGAAGCTGGCAGGCGAGGGCTCGCGCCGCACGCTGATCCTCCCATCCTTCGGAGGCTTGAGGGTCCCTAAAGCCCAGAACGCTGCGGGCATGATGTTGGGCCTCACGTTGGGGACAAAGAGGAGCGACGTGGTAGCCGGGCTAGCTTGGGGGGTTGCGCTCTACATGGGGTACATTCTCCGCATGATGGAGCAGGTAGCCGGACGCCCCGAAGAGCCCTTGTGGGCGGCTGGAGGCTTTTCGAAGTCGGACGTCTTCCTCCAGTTCCTCGCAGACGCTACGGGCCTAACCGTCGCGAGGCCAGCCGATATCGAAGCCAGCTCCCGAGGAGTGCTGAAGCTCCTCATGCTCGCCGATGGGTCTTCAGGCGAGGAAGCTCTCGGGCACCCCATGCCAGCTTCCGCGGTGTTCGCTCCCAAGCTCGACGAGGACGCTCGGAAAGAATATATGTCGAATTTTAAAGATATTGTGGAGGCGCTTCCCGAATGGGAGGAGAACATCTTTCTAAGGAGAAGTTGGTAG
- a CDS encoding NAD(P)/FAD-dependent oxidoreductase: MAGEEEMRRALVVGGGLAGMAFAATYGDAVVFEARKQLGGFFASDELKVGEHSGRELVEGLAGRVRALLGETVFESEGNGVWSVGVNGAEFHEGLPVLATGFREKTPVELGVYGFRPAGVFPLTAAWDLVNMGYSIGERVVVYGFNHYSLSLIAKIHKVCEKLVVVYDEESYVHKPEEAGDYGAELVKGRVLYVEGRQRVERLRTSAGYVEADTLVLAKLAPLRLLNAELAVGNAGMVIEDPAKVAESARLLALTLTEGGELGRVHGEVPAVPSVFSVKHPYVMVGVPSGVKLEVAGRVFSAEEPYPVVELPPERKVVIRVV, encoded by the coding sequence TTGGCTGGTGAGGAAGAGATGAGGAGGGCCCTTGTAGTTGGAGGCGGCCTCGCTGGCATGGCCTTCGCGGCGACTTACGGCGACGCCGTGGTCTTCGAGGCTAGGAAGCAGCTAGGGGGCTTCTTCGCGAGCGACGAATTGAAGGTGGGTGAACACAGCGGCAGGGAGCTCGTCGAGGGGCTAGCAGGTCGCGTGCGGGCACTACTAGGGGAAACGGTCTTCGAGTCTGAGGGCAACGGTGTGTGGAGCGTGGGCGTCAACGGCGCAGAGTTCCACGAAGGCCTACCCGTGCTGGCTACAGGCTTCAGAGAGAAAACCCCTGTGGAGCTGGGGGTATACGGCTTTCGGCCCGCAGGTGTTTTCCCCCTAACAGCCGCATGGGACCTCGTGAACATGGGGTACTCTATCGGCGAGAGAGTTGTCGTGTACGGCTTCAACCACTACTCGCTCTCGCTCATAGCCAAGATCCACAAGGTCTGCGAGAAGCTGGTCGTCGTCTACGACGAGGAGAGCTACGTTCACAAGCCGGAGGAAGCCGGGGACTACGGCGCTGAGTTGGTAAAAGGAAGGGTCCTGTACGTCGAGGGAAGGCAGCGCGTCGAGAGGCTGAGAACATCTGCTGGCTACGTTGAAGCAGATACGCTGGTGCTAGCCAAGCTTGCCCCTCTAAGGTTGCTTAACGCAGAGCTCGCCGTAGGCAACGCTGGGATGGTGATCGAAGATCCCGCGAAGGTTGCTGAGAGCGCGAGGCTCCTCGCGCTCACGCTCACCGAGGGGGGTGAACTAGGGAGAGTCCACGGAGAGGTCCCCGCGGTCCCGAGCGTGTTCTCCGTGAAGCACCCGTACGTGATGGTCGGCGTACCCTCCGGCGTCAAGCTTGAGGTGGCTGGCAGAGTGTTCTCAGCGGAAGAGCCATATCCTGTCGTGGAGTTGCCGCCCGAGAGGAAAGTGGTCATCAGGGTGGTGTAG
- a CDS encoding NAD(P)/FAD-dependent oxidoreductase: protein MEEYDVAVVGSGVVGLMVAYNLAHYKLRTLVLEANPEPGWGVSKAHAAIVHVVQLPFKSVKSRMAREGNRKMFLIAERLGVRYVKTSTLVVATKLHHLLAMPFVALYLRLNLGRDFPVKLRGRRYLRQAEPNLTRKALGAIEVFGYGCVDNFDLLYGLYEFAKANGVEFRFGERVVSVEDRVDGLELRTDKGNAFRAKFLVNAAGLWADELYNKLGDSVEFELGKGAMLVFDRKVTSRFVAPLYLKPDPKTKGGAIMFTVDGKGLWGPNLRPARDKSDVSVDEEDVEALLKKFSPLLEAPPGTPIKAYAGIRPIPPENDFRITYSSRTKRIVHAVGTESPAFTASPVIAEKILEMLREAGLKLEKKEHVVERAPFRRLRDNPKAGKGRVVCPCNLVTEEEVREAVRRGSRTLQGVMFRTGAGMGLCQGSKCMAEVLRIIADELGVDPEEVTLRGEGSWLVRKR, encoded by the coding sequence ATGGAGGAGTACGACGTAGCCGTCGTGGGTAGTGGAGTCGTCGGCCTCATGGTCGCCTACAACCTCGCCCACTACAAGCTAAGGACGCTGGTTTTGGAAGCAAACCCCGAGCCGGGGTGGGGGGTTTCGAAGGCGCACGCGGCGATCGTTCACGTGGTCCAGCTACCCTTCAAGTCCGTGAAGAGCAGGATGGCCCGCGAGGGAAACAGGAAAATGTTCCTGATAGCAGAGAGGCTGGGAGTCAGGTACGTAAAAACCAGCACCCTCGTGGTGGCTACCAAACTGCACCACCTCCTGGCGATGCCGTTCGTCGCCCTGTACCTGAGGCTCAACCTCGGGAGAGATTTCCCAGTCAAGCTGAGAGGAAGGCGGTACCTTAGGCAGGCGGAGCCTAACCTTACGAGGAAGGCTCTCGGCGCTATCGAGGTGTTCGGGTACGGCTGCGTGGACAACTTTGACTTGCTTTATGGGCTGTACGAGTTCGCGAAGGCCAACGGCGTCGAGTTCAGGTTCGGGGAGCGGGTTGTCAGCGTTGAAGACAGGGTGGACGGGCTGGAGCTGCGCACGGATAAGGGCAACGCCTTCAGAGCGAAGTTCCTCGTGAACGCTGCCGGTCTATGGGCGGACGAGCTGTACAACAAGCTGGGCGACAGCGTGGAGTTCGAGCTAGGGAAGGGCGCGATGCTGGTTTTTGACAGGAAGGTTACGAGCCGCTTCGTCGCCCCTCTTTACCTAAAACCCGACCCGAAGACGAAGGGGGGTGCTATAATGTTCACAGTTGACGGGAAGGGGCTCTGGGGGCCGAACCTCAGGCCTGCTAGAGACAAGAGCGACGTCTCGGTTGACGAGGAGGATGTGGAGGCTCTGCTGAAGAAGTTCTCTCCGCTTCTCGAAGCACCTCCGGGTACTCCGATTAAAGCTTACGCTGGCATAAGGCCGATCCCTCCCGAGAACGACTTCAGGATTACCTACTCCTCTAGGACGAAGAGGATTGTGCACGCTGTCGGTACGGAGTCTCCAGCCTTCACGGCATCTCCTGTGATAGCCGAGAAGATCCTCGAAATGCTCAGGGAGGCGGGCCTCAAGCTCGAGAAAAAGGAGCACGTCGTCGAGAGAGCCCCCTTCAGGAGGCTCAGGGACAACCCCAAGGCAGGTAAGGGGAGGGTTGTCTGCCCCTGCAACCTCGTGACCGAGGAGGAGGTCAGGGAGGCCGTCAGGAGAGGCTCAAGGACGCTTCAAGGAGTGATGTTCAGGACCGGGGCCGGGATGGGGCTGTGCCAAGGCTCAAAGTGCATGGCCGAGGTTCTAAGGATAATAGCGGACGAGCTGGGCGTTGACCCGGAGGAGGTGACCTTAAGGGGTGAGGGGTCTTGGCTGGTGAGGAAGAGATGA
- a CDS encoding radical SAM protein yields MDFDSGYNPLLLGEGVRRMVSRGEERKYYRFRGGKWYGGIATADCVGCNLRCVFCWSGEPRDRPWLSVWRFYTPEEVYGRLRSIALRRRYSQIRISGNEPTLAWQHLLRVLELVEEDGLFTFILETNGIELGADKGKARDLSRFTRVHVRVSLKGASREEFHKLTGARPEFFDLQLSALRHLADYGVPAHPAVMLSFSSQESVKRLVEELGEIHQSYARELEEEYVFLYPHVVERLKKAGLTPRVAYHPDAIPEELI; encoded by the coding sequence GTGGATTTTGACTCCGGGTACAACCCCCTGCTTCTCGGGGAAGGGGTCAGGCGCATGGTCTCCCGCGGTGAAGAGAGGAAGTACTACAGGTTCAGGGGCGGAAAGTGGTACGGGGGAATCGCCACCGCGGACTGCGTCGGCTGCAACTTGAGGTGCGTTTTCTGCTGGAGCGGGGAGCCGAGGGACAGGCCGTGGCTGAGCGTGTGGAGGTTCTATACTCCAGAGGAGGTGTACGGAAGGCTCCGCTCGATCGCCCTGAGAAGGCGGTACAGCCAGATCAGGATCTCGGGGAACGAGCCCACCCTAGCGTGGCAACACCTTTTGCGTGTGCTCGAGCTCGTGGAGGAGGACGGCCTCTTCACGTTTATACTCGAGACGAATGGCATCGAGCTGGGCGCCGACAAGGGAAAGGCGAGGGACCTATCCAGGTTCACCAGGGTTCACGTGCGCGTGTCGCTCAAGGGCGCCTCTCGCGAGGAGTTCCACAAGCTCACGGGGGCGAGGCCGGAGTTCTTCGACCTGCAGCTCAGCGCGCTAAGGCACCTGGCGGACTACGGCGTGCCCGCGCACCCAGCGGTCATGCTCTCCTTCTCCTCACAGGAGTCCGTTAAGCGCCTCGTGGAGGAGTTGGGGGAGATACACCAGAGCTACGCGCGCGAGTTAGAGGAGGAGTACGTGTTTCTGTACCCCCATGTCGTCGAGAGGCTTAAGAAGGCCGGCCTCACACCCAGGGTTGCTTACCACCCGGACGCGATTCCCGAGGAGCTTATATAA
- a CDS encoding S8 family peptidase, which translates to MRAVPLALALLVVLATFSAVAHAPPQYKRVAVGYTDPSALSTIASMHGGVVVKTIPEIKVAVLQIPQSEDLRGHVGKGLRYVEEEKTAVALELSSYSDVQWNMKMINATKVWDTFYPSLNGAALGKGVRVAVLDTGVLYTHPDLKGRVVWCVNTVLTKTYKGTDLSKCTDRNGHGTHVTGIIAALINNAGVAGVASNVTIYIVKVLNDAGSGTYTDIAEGIIEAVKGPDGVVGTADDAKILSMSLGGSSDSSVLRDAVTWAYQNGAVLVVAAGNSGDGDPSTDNVSYPARYPEVIAVAAVDSSYNVASWSSDGPEVDVAAPGVNILSTYLRNGYATLSGTSMATPHVTGVVALIQALRLASGKSLLTPSQVYDVLTSTAVDINAKGFDVFTGYGLVDAIAAVNKALSLP; encoded by the coding sequence ATGAGAGCCGTACCCCTGGCTCTAGCACTGCTCGTAGTCCTGGCAACCTTTTCAGCGGTAGCGCATGCCCCACCGCAGTACAAGCGCGTAGCGGTAGGCTACACGGACCCCTCAGCTCTCTCCACGATAGCCTCGATGCACGGCGGAGTAGTCGTGAAGACGATACCAGAAATAAAGGTCGCAGTCCTCCAGATACCCCAGTCAGAAGACCTCAGAGGGCACGTAGGGAAAGGGCTAAGGTACGTGGAGGAGGAGAAAACCGCCGTAGCCCTAGAGCTGAGCTCCTACTCAGACGTCCAGTGGAACATGAAGATGATCAACGCGACCAAGGTCTGGGACACCTTCTACCCCTCCCTCAACGGCGCCGCGCTCGGTAAAGGAGTGAGGGTCGCAGTCCTCGACACCGGCGTCCTGTACACCCACCCGGACCTGAAGGGAAGGGTCGTGTGGTGCGTGAACACCGTCCTCACGAAGACATACAAGGGCACAGACCTATCCAAGTGCACCGACAGGAACGGCCACGGAACCCACGTGACCGGCATCATCGCGGCCCTAATAAACAACGCGGGCGTAGCCGGGGTAGCCTCAAACGTCACGATATACATCGTCAAGGTCCTTAACGACGCCGGCTCCGGAACCTACACGGACATCGCCGAGGGGATCATCGAGGCTGTGAAAGGCCCAGACGGGGTAGTGGGCACAGCTGACGACGCCAAGATCCTCAGCATGTCGCTGGGAGGGTCGAGCGACAGCAGCGTTCTCCGCGACGCGGTGACGTGGGCCTACCAGAACGGCGCCGTCTTGGTGGTGGCGGCTGGTAACAGCGGCGACGGAGACCCCTCCACCGACAACGTTTCATACCCCGCTAGGTACCCGGAGGTCATCGCAGTCGCGGCGGTAGACAGCTCCTACAACGTCGCCAGCTGGAGCAGCGACGGGCCGGAGGTCGACGTAGCCGCGCCTGGCGTGAACATCCTGTCAACCTACCTCAGGAACGGCTACGCTACCCTCAGCGGCACCTCAATGGCCACCCCCCACGTCACGGGCGTTGTGGCGCTGATCCAGGCTCTGCGGCTGGCCAGCGGGAAGTCCTTGCTGACGCCTAGCCAGGTCTACGACGTGCTGACGAGCACGGCGGTTGACATCAACGCCAAGGGCTTCGACGTTTTCACGGGTTACGGCCTCGTAGACGCGATAGCGGCGGTGAACAAAGCCTTAAGCCTGCCCTAA
- a CDS encoding mechanosensitive ion channel family protein: MSGDNVAGKIRGSIVNLVSWIAAYIVVSALIFATLPSVIPQVKPLLDPYSSYVAIGLALFFGYMIIRSFSNLVYWMLRVKYPHSTAAAVRSIFTILGIGALAAGIAGGAAGGAAGVALGGFIGMVIGFATQQVLGQAIAGLFVLLVRPIKIGDYVNVAGEQGIVEDISTLFTFIKKDDGTLALVPNNQLIGSKIYIIKRS, translated from the coding sequence ATGTCGGGAGATAACGTTGCCGGTAAGATTAGGGGTAGCATTGTAAACCTTGTTTCCTGGATAGCGGCTTACATCGTCGTGAGCGCTTTGATTTTCGCAACGCTACCGTCGGTCATCCCGCAGGTGAAGCCTCTCCTGGACCCGTACTCCTCCTATGTAGCTATAGGTCTCGCCCTGTTCTTCGGCTACATGATAATTAGGAGCTTCTCCAACCTCGTCTACTGGATGCTGAGGGTTAAGTACCCGCACAGCACAGCCGCGGCTGTGAGGAGCATATTCACGATCCTGGGCATAGGGGCCCTTGCGGCGGGGATAGCTGGAGGGGCCGCTGGTGGAGCGGCTGGCGTAGCGCTGGGAGGCTTCATAGGAATGGTTATCGGTTTCGCGACGCAGCAGGTTCTCGGCCAGGCTATTGCGGGCCTGTTCGTTCTCCTCGTGCGGCCAATAAAGATAGGCGACTACGTGAATGTTGCAGGGGAGCAGGGGATCGTCGAGGATATTTCGACGCTGTTCACCTTCATTAAGAAGGACGACGGCACTCTGGCTTTAGTCCCAAACAACCAGCTTATCGGTTCGAAAATCTACATCATTAAAAGATCCTAA
- a CDS encoding phosphate uptake regulator PhoU, producing METRRVVKIGGSYYVALPRSWVSENIGDRGVVVLEAEEDGSLRITPLKIRDRREGVKSIRVTCGGDLHRKLVSAYLRGFEVVEVAVSDECRDEVLRVVERARQILLGLEVVGEEPGTITLQCFTRPDYDLNSIVQRMSSITLAMLRLTFQVLETGDPSLAEKVLAMDDIVDRLYFLAVRIIRSRVSDPLYPSSEKPRLVDIRLVVRNLENIGDLYERLLRGGIEPEKVPGDLLSLLESLQRSAVALVLGESGSRENALELYSKLEKALEGSRTSISPRVLETLDGVSSLLRDILDLA from the coding sequence GTGGAAACTCGTCGCGTAGTGAAGATAGGTGGTAGCTACTACGTTGCCTTGCCGAGGAGCTGGGTGTCAGAGAACATTGGAGACAGGGGTGTAGTGGTCCTCGAGGCTGAGGAGGACGGGTCGCTACGAATCACGCCCTTGAAGATCAGGGACAGGAGGGAGGGAGTGAAGAGCATCAGGGTCACTTGCGGAGGCGACTTACACAGGAAGCTCGTCTCCGCGTACCTGAGGGGGTTTGAGGTCGTGGAAGTAGCCGTTAGCGATGAGTGCCGCGATGAGGTTCTAAGGGTCGTGGAGCGGGCTAGGCAGATACTGCTCGGATTGGAGGTGGTTGGAGAAGAGCCAGGCACGATCACTCTTCAGTGCTTCACGAGACCGGACTACGACTTGAACTCCATCGTGCAGAGGATGAGCTCGATAACCCTCGCGATGCTTAGGCTGACCTTTCAGGTGCTGGAAACCGGGGACCCCTCTCTCGCTGAGAAAGTCCTTGCCATGGACGACATCGTTGACAGGCTTTACTTTCTGGCTGTCAGGATAATCAGGAGCAGGGTCTCGGACCCTCTGTACCCGAGCTCTGAGAAGCCGCGCCTCGTGGACATCAGGCTTGTTGTGCGCAACCTCGAGAACATCGGCGACCTATACGAGAGGCTGCTCCGGGGCGGAATCGAGCCCGAGAAGGTACCAGGTGACCTTCTAAGCCTGCTGGAAAGCCTCCAGAGGAGCGCTGTGGCGCTAGTTTTAGGCGAGAGCGGCAGCAGAGAGAATGCGCTCGAGCTTTACAGTAAGCTGGAGAAGGCGCTAGAGGGTAGCAGGACGTCTATCTCGCCTAGAGTGCTGGAGACTCTTGACGGCGTGTCATCGCTCCTCCGGGACATACTGGACCTTGCTTGA